One Phocoena sinus isolate mPhoSin1 chromosome 14, mPhoSin1.pri, whole genome shotgun sequence genomic region harbors:
- the P2RX4 gene encoding P2X purinoceptor 4, translated as MAGCCAVLAAFLFEYDTPRIVLIRSRKVGLMNRAVQLLILAYVIGWVFVWEKGYQEMDSVVSSVTAKAKGVTMTNTSKLGFRIWDVADYVIPAQEENSLFIMTNMIVTMNQTQGLCPEIPDKTTVCESDANCTAGSASTHSNGVATGRCVPFNETMNTCEVAAWCPVEDNAQVPTPAFLKAAENFTLLIKNNIWYPKFNFSKRNILPNITTTYLKTCIYDAKTDPFCPIFRLGKIVENAGHSFQDMAVEGGIMGIQIKWDCNLDRAASLCLPRYSFRRLDTRDVDHNVSPGYNFRFAKYYNDLTGTERRTLTKAYGIRFDIIVFGKAGKFDIIPTMINIGSGLALLGVATVLCDVIVLYCMKKRYYYREKKYKYVEDYERGLGSETDQ; from the exons ATGGCGGGCTGCTGCGCGGTGCTGGCGGCCTTCCTGTTCGAGTACGACACGCCGCGCATCGTGCTCATCCGCAGCCGTAAAGTGGGGCTCATGAACCGGGCGGTGCAGCTGCTCATCCTGGCCTACGTCATCGG CTGGGTGTTTGTGTGGGAAAAGGGCTACCAGGAAATGGACTCTGTGGTCAGCTCTGTTACTGCCAAAGCCAAGGGTGTAACCATGACCAATACTTCTAAACTTGGATTCCGGATCTGGGATGTGGCCGATTATGTGATTCCAGCTCAG GAGGAGAACTCCCTCTTCATCATGACCAACATGATCGTCACCATGAACCAGACCCAGGGCCTCTGTCCTGAG ATTCCAGATAAGACCACCGTGTGTGAATCCGATGCCAACTGTACTGCTGGCTCTGCAAGCACCCACAGCAATG GAGTTGCGACAGGAAGGTGTGTGCCGTTCAATGAGACCATGAACACATGCGAGGTGGCAGCCTGGTGCCCGGTGGAGGATAACGCACAAGTGCCAAC GCCTGCTTTTTTAAAGGCTGCAGAAAACTTCACTCTTTTGATTAAGAACAACATCTGGTATCCCAAATTTAATTTCAGCAA GAGGAATATCCTTCCCAACATCACCACTACCTACCTCAAGACGTGCATTTATGACGCTAAAACAGATCCCTTCTGCCCCATATTCCGACTTGGCAAAATAGTGGAGAACGCAGGGCACAGCTTCCAGGACATGGCTGTCGAG GGAGGCATCATGGGCATCCAGATCAAATGGGACTGCAACCTGGACAGAGCCGCCTCCCTCTGCTTGCCCAGGTATTCCTTCCGCCGCCTGGACACCCGGGACGTGGACCACAACGTGTCCCCAGGCTACAATTTCAG GTTTGCCAAGTACTACAACGACCTGACCGGCACCGAGCGCCGCACGCTCACCAAAGCCTACGGCATCCGATTTGACATCATCGTGTTTGGAAAG GCTGGGAAATTTGACATCATCCCCACCATGATCAACATTGGCTCTGGCTTGGCGCTCTTAGGGGTG GCGACAGTGCTGTGTGATGTCATAGTCCTCTACTGCATGAAGAAAAGATACTACTATCgggagaagaaatataaatatgtggAAGACTATGAGCGG GGTCTTGGCAGTGAGACGGACCAGTGA